The DNA segment GATTTTCTTGTAAAATCTCATCGGCCACAGAGCGACATAAATTTTGTTGCTCCTCTTCATTGAGATCACGCCATTGTTTATTATTTTCTAATAGATAATTGCCTAAACGCTCTAAATTAGCATGTAAAAATGTACCAATTTCAGGGGCTCCAAAGGAGCGTACACGACGTGGCTCCAGTTTCAAACCATATTGAGCATAGAACTTGAACGGACATTGTTGGTATCGCTCTAAACGCGTCACAGAACCAGACATGTAGCCTTTAGATAAGAACAATCCATTCACTAAATCCTTTGTAATGACCGGCACATCGTTATTATCTCGAATACCACGAGAAACCTCTGCTAAACGAGGACGGTAAGTATCGCTTTCACGAGCCCAGTTATAAAGCCCCCACCACAGTGGGTTAACTTCATGTCCACTAAAGAGAGCGCCCCAACGTTCAGATAACAAGGACAAACTTTGGAGAGGCCGCCATACATAATCAGCCTCAGTATCAGGCTCAATGGATAACGGAATATCTACAGCCTTACCGACGTAACCGAGGGACTCTAGTCGTTTCACCACGAGGGATGGCTCAAGACCGGTTCCATCCTCGCCAGAGCTTGCATAGGACAAGGTCAAGGAATCAGATGCCCGCGTCATAGCTAAATATAGTAGGAAGTTCTCGTTGAAAGCCTTCGGCAAAGCCCCTTCAGCCAAGGTAATGCCTGCATCGGCCAATTCTTGGCGTTCCTTATCCTTGATAAGTCCTTCATCGCCCATACTTTGTGGGAATACGCCTTGGTTGAGGCCCATGACAAATACCTTAGGCCACCATTGGCTGTAACCACGTTCGATGGTGGTAATCACTACATGGTCCAAGGACGGTGGAATCATGGAATAATTTACATCGCTCAAGCCTTCTTCGAGGAGCAACATCATCTCATCCAATGTCAACACTTCGTCCTTCATGACCATAGAAATTTCGTCGATGAAAGAAATAACAGCATTGTACATCTGTTCATGACTGGCTTTAGACTCTTGATCACCTACAGTTTCTGCGTCCTTCGCCCATTCATAGAGGCGCTGTGGCACTTGCAAGATTTCTAAGAGACCATAGAGTTGTTCGCCCCATTCTGCCCCCGTATGGCCTTCGCTATGAGCGGCAAAGTCAAACCACGGAGATAATATATCCATAATGGTCTGTCTTGCTTGATTAATACGGGCTCTACGAGGTGCATCTAAGTGACTTTCTTCATCTTGCCCCTCATGGAATCCTCGTAGATACGGCCAGCTTTCACGTTCCCATTTATAATGGTCGATACCAAACTCGAGCACATAGTTCTCTAATTCATCTACGGCCTCACGAGTAAGAGGCATCAAGTCCGTTTTCAGCAAAAGGAACATGCTGTCTCGGCTGTAACTATGGCGCACAATATCAAAGAGAGCCGTCAATAATTCGCCTAAGGGATGATTTTTCATAGGACGTTGGCGGTCGATAAAGTGCGGGATTCCGTAGCGAGTAAAGACCTTTTCCAAGGTATCTCCGTATGTTTCGGACTCGCGAAGCATAATACATACATCGCGGTAACGAGCCTCTGGAGAGGACTCCACATAGGCTAAAATACGGCGAGCCACCGCGTCAGCTTCCCGTTCTCTGTTATAGCCACGAATAAGCGGTATCGTAGTATCTGTAGAATTTTGCTTACTAGGGCTAGTAAAGTAGTTCGCCTCTAACTCTTGAACTATTTGAGGACCTCTCTTGCCGTTAAATCCGACCCAATTAATACGAGTACCATAACGAGCCACTAGGGTATCATAAATCTCCAAAGGACGACTAAAGAGATGTTCCCCTCGACGAGCGAGATTTAACGCCTTCGGAGCCATCGGTAAGTCAATGGTTATAACCGCTTCCTTAGCCAAATCAAACAAGGTATAGATCAACTCATAGTGTGTAGGTGTAAACCAATGGAATCCATCGATAAAGACATGGCTATTTTCCATCAGTGGAGACTGTGGCAAGGCCTCAACAATTTCCATGATAGGATCGATGTCACGCTCCCCATGACGGCTGATTTCCTCTTCATAGGCGGCCATACAAATGGCAAGTTCACGCAATTTCTTTTGTAATACTTTATTTTTTACGGACTCCGCCCCACGTTCTAGGTCAGTAGGACCTACGCGGAATGCGCGAAACTCAGAAAAGAGCTGTTGCAATACAGAGGAAAACTCAGGCCGTTTAGTAGCCTGTTCTAAGAGGCCTAATTCCTTTTGTTTTCGTTTCATAACAAGGCGCAACAACATAGACCGGCCAAAGCTAGATAAGCTTGATTGACCGGCCCCCTTAGAGCCTATGGATTGATATACTTGGTACCCCAAACGACCAAAGCCCACAACACGAACTGTGGTAAAGCCTTTTTCAGGCATAAACTCAGCAAGCTCCCGTTCTACCCGATAGGTCGCTGGTTCAGGAACGAGTAAGATTATCGGTTCCCCTGGACAATCGGTCATGACTTGACGTATCCGTTCATATACGGCACGTGTCTTACCAGATCCTGCTCGTCCATAATAGACGCTAATACTCATGAGACCTCCCTAGTGAAACTTTCACCATCTCAATTTATAGAAATCACAAACTTCATCTTATTTTTAAATTTCTTTTCCTCAGGTATAGATTTAAACTAATTTTTTCGATATAATATATTACTATACTACGTATTATTATATAGTAATATGATATTCTGTGCCTAATTATGGGGTAATTAAAGGCAAATTGTACAATATTTGACTCATTAGATTAAATTTGTTTATAATTAAGAAAATATTTTATATTTTATTTACAATTGACGGAATTTCATATATAATACAGATTAGTATTTGTGTTATTTGTAAAAAATCATGTATTTAGGAGTGAATTATTATGAACAAAAAACATTTAGCAGCTGCTTTCGCAGTATTCGCAGCTACAACTATGTCTTTCTCTGCTTTCGCAGCATCCGTTGATGCTAACGCACGCGCTTACGAACGTGCTGCAGCTGAACAATATACTTACGCTGCACCTCAAGCAGCTACACCAGCGTACC comes from the Veillonella dispar genome and includes:
- a CDS encoding PD-(D/E)XK nuclease family protein, encoding MSISVYYGRAGSGKTRAVYERIRQVMTDCPGEPIILLVPEPATYRVERELAEFMPEKGFTTVRVVGFGRLGYQVYQSIGSKGAGQSSLSSFGRSMLLRLVMKRKQKELGLLEQATKRPEFSSVLQQLFSEFRAFRVGPTDLERGAESVKNKVLQKKLRELAICMAAYEEEISRHGERDIDPIMEIVEALPQSPLMENSHVFIDGFHWFTPTHYELIYTLFDLAKEAVITIDLPMAPKALNLARRGEHLFSRPLEIYDTLVARYGTRINWVGFNGKRGPQIVQELEANYFTSPSKQNSTDTTIPLIRGYNREREADAVARRILAYVESSPEARYRDVCIMLRESETYGDTLEKVFTRYGIPHFIDRQRPMKNHPLGELLTALFDIVRHSYSRDSMFLLLKTDLMPLTREAVDELENYVLEFGIDHYKWERESWPYLRGFHEGQDEESHLDAPRRARINQARQTIMDILSPWFDFAAHSEGHTGAEWGEQLYGLLEILQVPQRLYEWAKDAETVGDQESKASHEQMYNAVISFIDEISMVMKDEVLTLDEMMLLLEEGLSDVNYSMIPPSLDHVVITTIERGYSQWWPKVFVMGLNQGVFPQSMGDEGLIKDKERQELADAGITLAEGALPKAFNENFLLYLAMTRASDSLTLSYASSGEDGTGLEPSLVVKRLESLGYVGKAVDIPLSIEPDTEADYVWRPLQSLSLLSERWGALFSGHEVNPLWWGLYNWARESDTYRPRLAEVSRGIRDNNDVPVITKDLVNGLFLSKGYMSGSVTRLERYQQCPFKFYAQYGLKLEPRRVRSFGAPEIGTFLHANLERLGNYLLENNKQWRDLNEEEQQNLCRSVADEILQENQAGEETSDAYQKAIEQRVQRTLHVTVDRLVEWSKRSDFDTKYLEQDFGRQGGWDPIRVPLGEDRYLRLIGQIDRIDEYTRDGQTYGMVIDYKSGGAHVTAQDVYYGLKLQLMTYLLALESAYGNTQGQSMTPAAVVYSYVKNPKIPADAPISYEDAVALAKESDAWQNSGYFSDDVELLTHIDNKFLSYGSKRGPYVPIATKKDQTISSRDLHKVKNTGEFDVMCRYTNHVMADIGRNIGDGQFPIQPYQLNKNRPCTYCDYNTVCRFDSSRNRYNYLSRLSEDDALERMKEVLNEGGENHGC